The proteins below are encoded in one region of Styela clava chromosome 4, kaStyClav1.hap1.2, whole genome shotgun sequence:
- the LOC120325788 gene encoding uncharacterized protein LOC120325788 isoform X1 encodes MAILVALFSKIRQIFSSYVLMTPEDSNASPFIIGSSLYSMPLIYLIILGCVVLIGYFCWQSYRQELNEEKLQEHAASSDENFTSYNLAWLNKLINWSYISSPSGTPDAIKRWMEDVNINLAKSESPIKILVYGIRKGSIPPWIREIGQFQKVRDHVEIPVLFDVQEFGLTVSVQEEDGGKIIASTYTAVVTQFSCWYKAIISRIDGNVLAKLEPDLERPHTVNFNMKLLSDQKISTTVPEVVADMIKAGVLKTPFYVNVSTWGPVIPMTKTRRRSSNTPEKKLKRKDDNGNTISIKEHAAVGNFATPKAVHTLMPETDTFSTPAANIDGDMQIRKSSTMPLETSRVLSDHLKAKNGLSGSLGSLVGIKRTPSGRGPAKPIRAREKRLIIKVINSNGLPNKGVLYCQATLDFPHQKCKTNPVESGSNLSWPNHDLTFDLSARSSEVKLVLYKTVNSNEQLADSAIASTVLYLDKINIDEATELSLPLKTVDKEPADIKIKLDFTENPVDVNCSRDLSQKFSSPRRSLDLSLISNHLPPMTDEKASYLKDRASTISSFSSDNLSLSGSQRDTSPSTTVRTETTKKVSPKRTSDRENIHISKSAPNMKENIGLELTLDVATVEGSVAETVMNDLSKDLSCKVAEPSPEVKGKIRGKVVITAIKKTNIESDADTEVQPITNGHEENTSDAENVEKTEKLATGDDMYYSLSSIETPTSSGTTSPRDEVVNKEPKQPVVEVELPQEQSIDSVKPKKRHLRNSKRPKSLVSGVETKHIPENNETKEWPKVRRSRSLIFGKGKKKQYKTGSATDLHKHANLKDENASNGFEDDNTVVVPENELQKNKKKKSKSITKIFSKLGRRPSIKKTRKDSDIVEGEISFVEGGKSSRNNSLNNPEETEEHKNILITPPEKPGSSVGSESESFISDATATPSLSNSFNSSLTDDKSIKRSKSLRKRLFGGKRKTTKN; translated from the exons AAACTTCACGAGTTATAATTTGGCTTGGTTAAATAAATTAATCAATTGGTCGTACATCAGCTCACCATCTGGCACTCCTGATGCTATCAAACGTTGGATGGAAGATGTCAATATAAACTTGGCGAAAAGCGAG agTCCAATCAAGATACTTGTATATGGGATTCGAAAAGGATCAATTCCACCATGGATCAGGGAGATTGGACAGTTTCAAAAAGTACGGGATCATGTT GAAATTCCAGTGTTATTTGACGTTCAAGAATTTGGATTAACCGTGAGTGTGCAGGAGGAAGATGGCGGCAAAATAATTGCTTCCACATACACAGCTGTTGTGACGCAATTTAGTTGCTGG TATAAAGCAATCATTTCACGAATTGATGGCAACGTTCTGGCAAAGTTGGAACCAGATTTGGAACGGCCTCACACTGTCAACTTCAACATGAAATTATTATCAGACCAGAAAATATCAACGACTGTGCCAGAG GTTGTCGCCGACATGATAAAGGCCGGTGTTTTGAAAACGCCATTTTATGTCAATGTTTCTACATGGGGTCCTGTGATCCCTATGACTAAAACAAGACGACGCTCTTCCAATACTCCAGAGAAAAAACTTAAACGTAAAGATGACAATGGGAACACTATTTCTATTAAGGAACATGCCGCAGTTGGAAATTTTGCAACACCGAAAG CTGTCCATACCTTGATGCCAGAGACGGACACATTCAGCACTCCTGCTGCAAATATAGACGGTGATATGCAAATACGAAAATCCAGTACAATGCCTCTCGAAACATCTCGTGTATTATCTGATCATTTAAAAGCAAAAAATGGTTTGAGTGGAAGCTTGGGATCTCTTGTTGGAATAAAGCGTACTCCATCGGGACGAGGTCCTGCTAAACCGATCCGGGCTCGAGAGAAAAGACTTATTATAAAAG TGATAAATTCCAACGGTCTTCCAAATAAAGGAGTTCTATATTGCCAAGCAACATTAGATTTTCCTCATCAGAAATGCAAAACTAATCCAGTTGAATCCGGTTCCAACCTGTCATGGCCAAATCATGATTTGACTTTTGATCTAAGTGCTAGATCTTCTGAAGTGAAACTTGTTTTGTATAAAACTGTGAACAGTAATGAACAACTGGCAG ATTCAGCCATTGCCAGTACTGTTCTATATCTTGATAAGATAAATATTGATGAAGCAACAGAATTGTCTCTTCCATTGAAAACTGTTGACAAGGAACCTGCTGATATTAAGATCAAg CTTGATTTTACCGAAAACCCTGTCGATGTGAACTGTAGCAGAGATTTGTCACAAAAATTTTCATCACCTCGCCGTTCTCTCGATCTTTCTCTCATCAGTAATCATCTGCCGCCTATGACTGATGAAAAg GCTTCATATTTGAAAGACAGAGCTTCCactatttcttcattttcaagtGACAACTTGTCACTCAGTGG TTCTCAAAGGGATACCTCTCCAAGCACAACTGTACGTACTGAAACAACCAAAAAAGTTTCACCAAAAAG AACATCAGACAGAGAAAATATTCATATCAGTAAAAGTGCTCCAAATATGAAGGAAAATATTGGACTGGAGTTGACTCTAG ATGTGGCAACAGTGGAAGGATCAGTGGCTGAAACAGTTATGAACGATCTTTCTAAAGACTTGAGTTGTAAAGTGGCTGAACCAAGTCCTGAAGTGAAAGGAAAAATCAGAGGAAAAGTGGTTATAACGGCAATAAAGAag ACCAACATTGAAAGTGATGCTGATACCGAAGTACAACCAATAACCAATGGGCATGAAGAAAACACAAGTGATGCAGAGAATGTTGAGAAAACAGAAAAACTGGCAACAGGAGATGACATGTATTATAGTTTGAGTTCTATTGAAACACCGACAAGTTCTGGAACTACTTCTCCTAGAGATGAGGTTGTAAATAAAG AACCGAAACAACCGGTTGTTGAGGTGGAACTGCCACAGGAACAATCGATAGATTCAGTGAAACCGAAGAAGAGACATTTAAGAAATAGTAAAAGACCAAAAAGCTTGGTCTCTGGAGTGGAAACCAAACATATTCctgaaaacaatgaaacaaaGGAGT GGCCGAAAGTACGACGCAGCAGAAGTCTGATATTCGGAAAAGGGAAAAAGAAACAATATAAAACCGGATCTGCAACTGATTTGCACAAGCATGCAA ATTTGAAGGATGAAAATGCTTCCAATGGTTTTGAAGATGATAATACAGTTGTAGTACCTGAGAATGAACTGCAAAAGAATAAGAAGAAAAAGAGCAAAAGTATCACCAAGATATTTTCGAAATTGGGAAGAAGGCCTTCAATTAAGAAGACGAGGAAGGACTCCG ACATTGTGGAAGGTGAAATAAGTTTTGTAGAAGGGGGAAAAAGCTCAAGAAACAATAGTTTGAATAATCCAGAAGAAACAGAAGAACACAAAAACATTCTCATAACTCCTCCTGAGAAACCAGGATCTTCTGTCGGCAGCGAATCTGAATCTTTCATCTCAGATGCAACTGCGACGCCATCCTTATCGAACTCATTCAATTCTTCATTAACTGATGATAAATCTATCAAAAGGAGCAAAAGTCTGAGGAAACGGTTGTTTGGAGGAAAAAGAAAGACAACGAAGAATTGA
- the LOC120325788 gene encoding uncharacterized protein LOC120325788 isoform X2: MAILVALFSKIRQIFSSYVLMTPEDSNASPFIIGSSLYSMPLIYLIILGCVVLIGYFCWQSYRQELNEEKLQEHAASSDENFTSYNLAWLNKLINWSYISSPSGTPDAIKRWMEDVNINLAKSESPIKILVYGIRKGSIPPWIREIGQFQKVRDHVEIPVLFDVQEFGLTVSVQEEDGGKIIASTYTAVVTQFSCWYKAIISRIDGNVLAKLEPDLERPHTVNFNMKLLSDQKISTTVPEVVADMIKAGVLKTPFYVNVSTWGPVIPMTKTRRRSSNTPEKKLKRKDDNGNTISIKEHAAVGNFATPKAVHTLMPETDTFSTPAANIDGDMQIRKSSTMPLETSRVLSDHLKAKNGLSGSLGSLVGIKRTPSGRGPAKPIRAREKRLIIKVINSNGLPNKGVLYCQATLDFPHQKCKTNPVESGSNLSWPNHDLTFDLSARSSEVKLVLYKTVNSNEQLADSAIASTVLYLDKINIDEATELSLPLKTVDKEPADIKIKLDFTENPVDVNCSRDLSQKFSSPRRSLDLSLISNHLPPMTDEKASYLKDRASTISSFSSDNLSLSGSQRDTSPSTTVRTETTKKVSPKRTSDRENIHISKSAPNMKENIGLELTLDVATVEGSVAETVMNDLSKDLSCKVAEPSPEVKGKIRGKVVITAIKKTNIESDADTEVQPITNGHEENTSDAENVEKTEKLATGDDMYYSLSSIETPTSSGTTSPRDEVVNKEPKQPVVEVELPQEQSIDSVKPKKRHLRNSKRPKSLVSGVETKHIPENNETKEYLKDENASNGFEDDNTVVVPENELQKNKKKKSKSITKIFSKLGRRPSIKKTRKDSDIVEGEISFVEGGKSSRNNSLNNPEETEEHKNILITPPEKPGSSVGSESESFISDATATPSLSNSFNSSLTDDKSIKRSKSLRKRLFGGKRKTTKN, translated from the exons AAACTTCACGAGTTATAATTTGGCTTGGTTAAATAAATTAATCAATTGGTCGTACATCAGCTCACCATCTGGCACTCCTGATGCTATCAAACGTTGGATGGAAGATGTCAATATAAACTTGGCGAAAAGCGAG agTCCAATCAAGATACTTGTATATGGGATTCGAAAAGGATCAATTCCACCATGGATCAGGGAGATTGGACAGTTTCAAAAAGTACGGGATCATGTT GAAATTCCAGTGTTATTTGACGTTCAAGAATTTGGATTAACCGTGAGTGTGCAGGAGGAAGATGGCGGCAAAATAATTGCTTCCACATACACAGCTGTTGTGACGCAATTTAGTTGCTGG TATAAAGCAATCATTTCACGAATTGATGGCAACGTTCTGGCAAAGTTGGAACCAGATTTGGAACGGCCTCACACTGTCAACTTCAACATGAAATTATTATCAGACCAGAAAATATCAACGACTGTGCCAGAG GTTGTCGCCGACATGATAAAGGCCGGTGTTTTGAAAACGCCATTTTATGTCAATGTTTCTACATGGGGTCCTGTGATCCCTATGACTAAAACAAGACGACGCTCTTCCAATACTCCAGAGAAAAAACTTAAACGTAAAGATGACAATGGGAACACTATTTCTATTAAGGAACATGCCGCAGTTGGAAATTTTGCAACACCGAAAG CTGTCCATACCTTGATGCCAGAGACGGACACATTCAGCACTCCTGCTGCAAATATAGACGGTGATATGCAAATACGAAAATCCAGTACAATGCCTCTCGAAACATCTCGTGTATTATCTGATCATTTAAAAGCAAAAAATGGTTTGAGTGGAAGCTTGGGATCTCTTGTTGGAATAAAGCGTACTCCATCGGGACGAGGTCCTGCTAAACCGATCCGGGCTCGAGAGAAAAGACTTATTATAAAAG TGATAAATTCCAACGGTCTTCCAAATAAAGGAGTTCTATATTGCCAAGCAACATTAGATTTTCCTCATCAGAAATGCAAAACTAATCCAGTTGAATCCGGTTCCAACCTGTCATGGCCAAATCATGATTTGACTTTTGATCTAAGTGCTAGATCTTCTGAAGTGAAACTTGTTTTGTATAAAACTGTGAACAGTAATGAACAACTGGCAG ATTCAGCCATTGCCAGTACTGTTCTATATCTTGATAAGATAAATATTGATGAAGCAACAGAATTGTCTCTTCCATTGAAAACTGTTGACAAGGAACCTGCTGATATTAAGATCAAg CTTGATTTTACCGAAAACCCTGTCGATGTGAACTGTAGCAGAGATTTGTCACAAAAATTTTCATCACCTCGCCGTTCTCTCGATCTTTCTCTCATCAGTAATCATCTGCCGCCTATGACTGATGAAAAg GCTTCATATTTGAAAGACAGAGCTTCCactatttcttcattttcaagtGACAACTTGTCACTCAGTGG TTCTCAAAGGGATACCTCTCCAAGCACAACTGTACGTACTGAAACAACCAAAAAAGTTTCACCAAAAAG AACATCAGACAGAGAAAATATTCATATCAGTAAAAGTGCTCCAAATATGAAGGAAAATATTGGACTGGAGTTGACTCTAG ATGTGGCAACAGTGGAAGGATCAGTGGCTGAAACAGTTATGAACGATCTTTCTAAAGACTTGAGTTGTAAAGTGGCTGAACCAAGTCCTGAAGTGAAAGGAAAAATCAGAGGAAAAGTGGTTATAACGGCAATAAAGAag ACCAACATTGAAAGTGATGCTGATACCGAAGTACAACCAATAACCAATGGGCATGAAGAAAACACAAGTGATGCAGAGAATGTTGAGAAAACAGAAAAACTGGCAACAGGAGATGACATGTATTATAGTTTGAGTTCTATTGAAACACCGACAAGTTCTGGAACTACTTCTCCTAGAGATGAGGTTGTAAATAAAG AACCGAAACAACCGGTTGTTGAGGTGGAACTGCCACAGGAACAATCGATAGATTCAGTGAAACCGAAGAAGAGACATTTAAGAAATAGTAAAAGACCAAAAAGCTTGGTCTCTGGAGTGGAAACCAAACATATTCctgaaaacaatgaaacaaaGGAGT ATTTGAAGGATGAAAATGCTTCCAATGGTTTTGAAGATGATAATACAGTTGTAGTACCTGAGAATGAACTGCAAAAGAATAAGAAGAAAAAGAGCAAAAGTATCACCAAGATATTTTCGAAATTGGGAAGAAGGCCTTCAATTAAGAAGACGAGGAAGGACTCCG ACATTGTGGAAGGTGAAATAAGTTTTGTAGAAGGGGGAAAAAGCTCAAGAAACAATAGTTTGAATAATCCAGAAGAAACAGAAGAACACAAAAACATTCTCATAACTCCTCCTGAGAAACCAGGATCTTCTGTCGGCAGCGAATCTGAATCTTTCATCTCAGATGCAACTGCGACGCCATCCTTATCGAACTCATTCAATTCTTCATTAACTGATGATAAATCTATCAAAAGGAGCAAAAGTCTGAGGAAACGGTTGTTTGGAGGAAAAAGAAAGACAACGAAGAATTGA